One Brassica napus cultivar Da-Ae chromosome C4, Da-Ae, whole genome shotgun sequence genomic region harbors:
- the LOC106395637 gene encoding probable L-type lectin-domain containing receptor kinase V.3, whose protein sequence is MIMSSKIPSHVVVLILVLFSCTEHTHGKLIMQGSAGFVKGFRTLTSTKKHTYGQAFHDEILQFKNSNGTMTSFSVTFFFAIVPQHKRKGSHGMAFVISPTRGMKNASADQYLGIFNKANNGNRSNHIFAVELDINKDDEFGDIDDNHVGININGMRSIVSAPAGYYDQEGHFRSLSLISGSLLRVTILYSHKDTQINVTLSSPEEGYYPKKPLLSLKQDLSPYFSEKMYAGFSASTGSVGAIHYMWVWFINGYITVPNLDLGIPKFPSYPITKTKVALIVLGTSLALALFAALVASALSLFYYKRHMKVMEVLEEWEIECGPHRFAYKELFKATNGFKQLLGKGGFGQVFKGTLPGSNAKIAVKRVSHGSSQGMREFLAEIATIGRLRHPNLVRLLGYCRYNEELYLVYDYMPNGSLDRYLYGGSSDQEELSWSQRFKIIKDVASALAYLHHEWLQVVIHRDIKPANVLIDDKMNASLGDFGLAKLYDQGHEAQTSSVAGTFGYMAPELMRTGRPTTGTDVYAFGVFMLEVSCGRKLFEPRAEPEEIVLADWAINRWENGDIIEAASERIRREYDKGQLEVVLKLGVLCSHQAEEVRPDMATVVKILEGVSELPDNLLDVVRTEKLGRWYEMYGKVLDVEVTMESGGNLTVTEPLTSVGR, encoded by the coding sequence ATGATCATGTCTAGTAAAATCCCATCACATGTCGTTGTCTTGATCCTTGTTCTGTTCTCTTGTACTGAACATACCCACGGCAAGCTGATAATGCAGGGATCAGCCGGATTCGTCAAAGGTTTCAGAACGTTGACGAGCACCAAGAAGCACACATATGGGCAAGCCTTCCATGACGAGATACTCCAGTTCAAGAACTCCAACGGTACCATGACATCTTTCTCCGTCACCTTCTTCTTCGCTATCGTCCCTCAGCATAAGCGCAAAGGCTCTCACGGTATGGCCTTTGTGATCTCTCCAACAAGAGGAATGAAAAATGCATCTGCTGATCAGTACCTTGGAATCTTCAACAAAGCAAACAACGGGAACAGGTCTAATCATATCTTTGCTGTTGAGCTTGACATAAACAAAGATGATGAGTTTGGTGACATTGATGATAACCATGTCGGCATCAACATAAACGGCATGAGGTCTATTGTATCTGCTCCTGCTGGTTACTATGATCAAGAGGGGCATTTCAGAAGCCTCTCTTTGATCAGTGGAAGCCTACTCAGAGTCACTATCTTGTATAGCCACAAGGATACACAGATCAATGTCACTTTATCATCACCAGAGGAAGGTTATTACCCAAAGAAGCCACTTCTTTCTCTGAAACAAGATCTCTCACCGTACTTTTCGGAGAAAATGTATGCTGGCTTCTCAGCCTCTACCGGCTCCGTTGGAGCAATCCATTACATGTGGGTTTGGTTCATCAACGGCTACATTACTGTTCCAAATCTTGACTTAGGGATACCAAAGTTTCCATCATATCCCATAACAAAAACTAAGGTAGCTCTGATAGTTTTGGGGACAAGCTTGGCCTTGGCTCTTTTTGCTGCACTTGTTGCTTCAGCTTTGAGTCTCTTCTACTATAAGAGACATATGAAGGTTATGGAGGTTTTAGAGGAATGGGAGATCGAATGTGGACCTCATAGGTTTGCTTACAAAGAGCTTTTCAAAGCCACAAACGGTTTCAAACAGCTTCTAGGCAAAGGAGGGTTTGGTCAGGTCTTTAAAGGCACACTTCCAGGTTCCAACGCAAAGATTGCTGTGAAACGTGTTTCTCACGGCTCGAGCCAAGGGATGCGTGAGTTCTTAGCTGAGATAGCTACCATTGGTCGTCTTAGACACCCGAATCTAGTCAGGCTTCTTGGTTACTGCAGGTACAATGAAGAGCTCTACTTGGTTTATGACTATATGCCCAATGGTAGCCTTGACAGGTATCTCTATGGAGGATCATCAGATCAAGAAGAGCTTTCTTGGAGTCAACGTTTCAAGATCATCAAAGATGTTGCCTCTGCACTAGCCTATCTCCACCACGAGTGGTTACAAGTTGTGATTCATAGAGACATCAAGCCAGCAAATGTACTAATAGACGACAAGATGAATGCAAGTCTTGGAGATTTTGGACTAGCTAAGCTGTATGATCAAGGACACGAAGCTCAGACGTCAAGCGTGGCTGGAACGTTTGGTTACATGGCACCAGAGCTCATGAGAACGGGGAGACCGACGACGGGAACAGATGTTTACGCCTTTGGTGTGTTCATGCTTGAAGTTTCTTGCGGTAGGAAGCTCTTTGAGCCGCGAGCTGAGCCTGAAGAGATTGTTCTTGCGGATTGGGCGATTAACCGTTGGGAGAACGGTGATATCATAGAGGCGGCTAGTGAAAGAATCAGACGAGAGTATGATAAGGGACAGCTTGAGGTTGTTTTGAAGCTGGGAGTGTTGTGTTCTCACCAGGCTGAAGAGGTTAGGCCGGATATGGCTACGGTTGTTAAGATCTTGGAGGGAGTTTCTGAGCTTCCGGATAATTTGCTTGATGTTGTTAGGACTGAGAAGTTGGGGAGATGGTATGAGATGTATGGAAAGGTGCTTGATGTGGAGGTGACAATGGAGTCTGGAGGTAACTTGACGGTCACGGAACCGTTGACTTCTGTAGGACGGTAA
- the LOC106392139 gene encoding protein FAM136A codes for MDPIEVVEEEKKVRERIRHKVNQVSSVSQSLLSPLQDHINFTLQKAYFKCAYECFDRTRTHAEISQCAETCSVPITNAQNHFDNEMSAFQERLNRSLVACQDKFEAAKLQRTRNEAVVGLEQCVNQTVDDAVKTLPSLVSKMKKALSVSD; via the exons ATGGATCCAAtagaggtggtggaggaggagaagaaggtgAGAGAGAGAATTAGACACAAAGTCAACCAAGTCAGTTCGGTCTCGCAGTCTCTTCTCTCTCCATTACAAGACCACATCAACTTCACCCTTCAG AAAGCTTACTTCAAATGTGCGTACGAGTGCTTTGATAGGACAAGAACACACGCTGAGATTAGTCAATGCGCAGAGACTTGCAGTGTTCCCATCACAAACGCTCAGAATCATTTTGATAATGAGATGTCTGCCTTCCAA GAGAGGTTGAATAGATCACTTGTGGCTTGTCAAGATAAGTTTGAGGCTGCGAAGCTCCAGAGGACGAGGAATGAAGCTGTAGTTGGTTTGGAGCAGTGCGTGAACCAAACCGTTGACGACGCTGTGAAGACGCTGCCTAGTCTCGTGTCAAAGATGAAGAAGGCTTTGTCTGTATCAGACTGA
- the LOC106394185 gene encoding uncharacterized protein LOC106394185 has protein sequence MCWVAWDKLTKPKAGGGLGLKDIQLFNQALLAKQAWRILTNPECLLARVLLGKYCHNKSFMEVTVPTVCSHGWRSILHGRDLLRGNISKVIGNRLSTKIWKDSWIALDKDIRPFGPIPEPALDLTVSDLLTSDMKWNKSRVEQLLPQMAMEIQMLQPGNTNTEDIFAWQPLQSGKYTTKSGYYTASMRKTQREDISDSFDWIKDIWTVKCSPKVKLFLWSIAQEALPLGEALQRRGIQAEALCVKCKERESAMHTFFSCSFAVEVWKSIPLKQVVHLATGCDFKRAVVAFRNTICLPPSGITTSILPWVCWALWVARNTHIFEKKIFTPTEVATKALRLAREWINAQPSQPEKNSALSTPLRSNRSGLEMESLPVCKSDAAFHQQSNRAGLAWIIRDASGNPLQQGSMTHELVNSPLVAEALALRAGLISAVTLELPKLKMLSDNATLIRAINNDAQIKKIYGIVKDIQQISSVFVEITFNHVPRSFNGEADCLAKLSLYHSVSSVTNP, from the coding sequence ATGTGCTGGGTGGCATGGGACAAACTTACTAAACCTAAGGCAGGAGGAGGTTTGGGTCTGAAGGACATCCAGTTATTCAACCAAGCCCTCTTAGCTAAACAGGCATGGCGTATACTGACTAATCCCGAATGCTTACTAGCTAGAGTGTTGCTAGGAAAATATTGTCACAACAAGTCATTTATGGAAGTGACAGTCCCTACGGTCTGCTCTCATGGCTGGAGAAGTATTTTACATGGTAGAGACCTCCTAAGAGGTAACATAAGCAAGGTGATAGGAAACAGACTCTCAACCAAAATATGGAAAGACTCCTGGATTGCATTGGACAAGGACATCAGACCTTTTGGACCTATTCCAGAACCAGCTCTAGACCTAACAGTCTCTGATCTCCTAACGTCGGATATGAAGTGGAATAAGAGTAGAGTAGAGCAATTGCTACCTCAGATGGCTATGGAAATCCAGATGCTTCAACCAGGCAATACAAATACAGAGGATATCTTTGCTTGGCAGCCACTCCAATCTGGAAAGTACACAACTAAATCAGGGTACTACACAGCATCAATGAGGAAAACACAACGAGAAGATATTTCTGACTCCTTTGATTGGATCAAGGATATTTGGACGGTGAAGTGCTCACCTAAGGTTAAGTTGTTCTTATGGTCGATTGCTCAAGAAGCCCTTCCCTTGGGAGAAGCTCTGCAACGTCGTGGAATCCAAGCAGAGGCCCTGTGCGTCAAATGTAAGGAAAGAGAATCAGCAATGCATACATTTTTTAGTTGTTCTTTTGCAGTGGAAGTCTGGAAATCAATACCTCTGAAACAAGTAGTTCACCTAGCTACGGGGTGTGATTTTAAAAGGGCAGTGGTGGCGTTTCGAAACACCATCTGCCTCCCGCCATCAGGTATAACAACATCAATCCTCCCTTGGGTATGTTGGGCTCTCTGGGTAGCACGCAACACTCATATCTTTGAGAAGAAGATCTTCACACCTACAGAGGTTGCAACAAAAGCCTTAAGATTAGCAAGAGAGTGGATTAATGCGCAACCGTCTCAGCCGGAAAAAAATAGTGCTCTTTCGACTCCATTAAGATCAAATCGATCAGGGCTAGAGATGGAATCATTACCAGTATGCAAATCAGACGCGGCCTTTCATCAACAGTCGAATCGAGCAGGGCTCGCATGGATCATCCGCGACGCCTCGGGGAATCCGCTACAGCAAGGATCCATGACCCACGAACTCGTTAACTCTCCTCTGGTAGCGGAAGCGCTAGCTCTCCGTGCCGGACTTATCTCCGCAGTGACTCTCGAGCTTCCGAAGCTCAAGATGCTCTCTGACAACGCAACGCTCATCCGAGCTATCAACAACGACGCACAGATCAAGAAAATTTATGGTATCGTCAAGGATATACAGCAAATTTCCTCTGTGTTTGTCGAGATTACCTTCAATCACGTCCCTCGATCTTTCAACGGGGAAGCCGATTGTCTCGCTAAACTATCTCTCTATCATTCAGTTTCGTCTGTAACAAACCCTTAA
- the LOC106395806 gene encoding jacalin-related lectin 24 — protein sequence MIRAGLVGKKVPSYDSRWDEKGHTMISHIFVSFSEFITCVQFGYLKDGALVLSQTFGFSEGSFRTVKLAQDEYITGLSGVVEKMGGIINLTFHTNRGKHGPIGRSSDGCGRSCSTIEIDPAISDRSEFSGFFGTYNSHYLSAIGIYVSPTPMTGTLVKRENNTPSNAQ from the exons ATGATTAGGGCAGGACTAGTGGGAAAGAAAGTTCCATCTTACGACTCTCGATGGGACGAGAAGGGACACACCATGATCTCTCATATATTCGTTTCTTTCAGCGAATTCATTACATGTGTTCAGTttggctacttgaaggatgGAGCCCTAGTCTTGTCTCAAACGTTTGGTTTCTCTGAAGGAAGCTTTCGAACT GTGAAACTGGCTCAAGATGAATATATAACTGGATTGAGTGGCGTTGTGGAAAAGATGGGAGGAATAATAAATTTGACGTTCCACACTAACCGTGGGAAGCACGGGCCTATTGGACGTTCAAGCGATGGTTGTGGTAGAAGCTGTTCCACGATAGAGATTGATCCGGCAATAAGTGATAGAAGTGAGTTTAGTGGTTTCTTTGGGACTTACAATAGTCACTACCTGTCAGCGATTGGTATCTACGTGAGTCCCACTCCAATGACCGGCACGCTGGTTAAACGTGAAAACAATACACCAAGCAACGCTCAATAG